The following coding sequences are from one Nicotiana tabacum cultivar K326 chromosome 1, ASM71507v2, whole genome shotgun sequence window:
- the LOC107761471 gene encoding uncharacterized protein LOC107761471, which produces MAGRQLGFPKTSGCNLKEQLVRRTLNNVRSQGHTYIELREDGKRLVFFCTLCHSPCYSDSVLFNHLKGSLHTEMVAAAKATLLKPNPWPFNDGVLFFKDLEHDKQHLPIADVGQSRLVGTCLVDESSLAIVEYGGNSRPNGDVPDLEDEYCELTGNGQSDNLVIPGVLCKDELSDLEVNLIGIGQIAVRLTVHDIDSKSILKIWCEWLGKIDSDDIDVSVVPDHDFAVVTFPYNYNLGRKALLDDRFLLPSSPYSESEETITIGAGNKRRRKSFSDPEDISESLSNQCDSSGEESQSTNSSNMRLILGTRDDQLVGSRIISSKTMRKELRKQQRVASERMCDICQQKMLPGKDVAALLNRKSGRLVCSSRNLTGAFHVFHVSCLIHWILLCELETYGKPVDEPKVETKAKRRSKRKTGAKHSAKGKKDEIKPVRRQIYSVFCPECQGTGISIKGDDLEKPTVLLSEMFRYKIKLSDARKAWMKNPEVLPNCSTGFHLPPEHDDLSQEYVSPLKLLHFYRTNVPI; this is translated from the exons ATGGCGGGTAGACAACTAGGTTTCCCCAAGACGAGTGGTTGTAACTTGAAAGAGCAATTAGTGAGGAGAACTTTGAATAATGTGAGGTCTCAAGGACATACGTATATTGAGCTTAGAGAAGATGGGAAGAGATTAGTCTTTTTCTGCACGCTATGTCATTCGCCGTGTTATAGTGATTCTGTTCTGTTTAATCATTTGAAAGGTAGTCTTCATACTGAAATGGTCGCAGCTGCTAAAGCCACATTGTTGAAGCCGAATCCATGGCCGTTCAATGATGGTGTGCTTTTCTTTAAGGATTTGGAGCATGATAAGCAGCACTTGCCTATCGCGGATGTTGGTCAAAGCAGGCTGGTTGGCACGTGTCTTGTAGATGAAAGTAGCCTTGCTATTGTTGAGTATGGTGGAAATTCGAGACCTAATGGGGATGTACCTGATCTCGAGGATGAGTACTGTGAGTTGACTGGTAATGGACAGAGTGATAACTTGGTTATTCCGGGTGTGTTGTGTAAAGATGAATTATCTGATCTAGAAGTGAATCTTATTGGTATTGGACAAATTGCTGTGCGGCTTACTGTGCATGACATTGACTCTAAAAGCATTCTTAAAATATGGTGTGAATGGTTGGGAAAGATTGATTCTGATGATATCGATGTCTCTGTGGTGCCAGATCATGACTTTGCGGTTGTTACATTTCCTTATAACTATAATTTGGGTAGGAAGGCGTTACTTGATGACAGATTTTTGCTCCCCTCCAGTCCTTATTCGGAATCTGAGGAGACCATAACCATTGGTGCTGGAAACAAGAGGAGGAGGAAGTCATTTTCGGACCCGGAGGATATCAGTGAGTCTTTAAGTAATCAGTGTGATTCTTCTGGGGAAGAATCTCAATCAACAAATAGCTCAAATATGAGACTGATATTGGGAACACGTGATGATCaactagtgggttcaagaattataTCCAGCAAAACTATGAGGAAAGAGTTGAGGAAACAGCAGCGAGTAGCTTCTGAGAGAATGTGTGATATCTGCCAACAGAAAATGCTTCCTGGTAAAGACGTGGCAGCTCTACTGAACAGGAAATCTGGAAGACTTGTTTGCAGCAGTAGAAATTTGACAGGG GCGTTTCATGTGTTCCATGTATCCTGCCTGATTCACTGGATACTTCTATGTGAATTGGAAACTTATGGAAAACCTGTCGACGAACCAAAAGTGGAAACCAAAGCAAAACGAAGATCTAAGAGGAAGACTGGAGCCAAACACAGTGCAAAAGGGAAGAAAGATGAGATAAAACCAGTGAGGAGACAGATATACTCGGTGTTCTGTCCAGAATGCCAGGGCACTGGTATAAGCATTAAGGGAGATGACCTGGAGAAGCCTACTGTCCTGCTTTCTGAG ATGTTCAGGTACAAAATTAAACTCAGTGATGCACGTAAAGCATGGATGAAGAATCCTGAGGTGTTGCCCAACTGCTCAACGGGCTTCCATTTGCCCCCTGAGCATGATGATCTTTCCCAG GAATACGTTTCACCACTCAAGTTGCTGCACTTTTATCGTACTAATGTTCCTATCTGA